From the Hevea brasiliensis isolate MT/VB/25A 57/8 chromosome 15, ASM3005281v1, whole genome shotgun sequence genome, one window contains:
- the LOC110668343 gene encoding serine/threonine-protein kinase PBL34 isoform X2: protein MGLGPDSVKVKNFEDKSKSKKKKEDEGSRKEKEIGCWAKFSLMGGCMPKRSKVDSSLSGITTQYVQSKSTDEKSTDQPVVPVMSFTTSNGESTSSTPKFSEELKLASQLRKFTFNDLKLATRNFRPESLLGEGGFGCVFKGWVEENGTAPVKPGTGLTVAVKTLNHDGLQGHKEWLAEVSFLGNLLHPNLVKLIGYCIEDDQRLLVYEFMPRGSLENHLFRRSLPLPWSIRVKIALGAAKGLAFLHEEAERSVIYRDFKTSNILLDADYNAKLSDFGLAKDGPESGKTHVSTRVMGTYGYAAPEYVMTGHLTSKSDVYSFGVVLLEMLTGRRSMDKNRPNGEHNLVEWARPHFGDRRRFYRLLDPRLEGHFSIKGAQKAIQLAAQCLSRDPKARPRMSEVVETLKPLPNLKDMASSSYFFQAMQADRNKSSLHNKNGIRTQGGFVTRNGQPLRSLSSISDSRASPYNQPYQSPKPNGKKS from the exons ATGGGTTTGGGTCCTGATTCTGTAAAGGTGAAGAATTTTGAAGATAAATCAAagagcaagaagaagaaggaagatgaGGGGAGTAGAAAAGAGAAGGAGATTGGGTGTTGGGCTAAATTCAGCTTGATGGGAGGTTGCATGCCTAAAAGATCAAAAGTTGATAGCTCTCTAAGCGGAATCACTACTCAGTATG TGCAATCTAAATCTACAGATGAGAAGAGCACAGACCAACCAGTTGTTCCTGTGATGTCCTTTACAACTAGTAATGGAGAAAGTACCTCATCCACTCCAAAATTCAGTGAGGAACTGAAGCTTGCATCTCAGCTCCGAAAGTTTACATTCAACGACCTTAAATTAGCGACTAGGAATTTCAGGCCAGAGAGTCTTCTTGGGGAGGGTGGTTTTGGTTGTGTCTTTAAAGGGTGGGTCGAGGAGAATGGAACTGCTCCTGTGAAACCTGGCACAGGGCTTACAGTTGCAGTGAAAACCCTCAACCATGATGGACTTCAGGGTCATAAGGAGTGGCTT gctgaagttagttTTCTTGGCAACCTTCTCCATCCCAACTTGGTTAAATTGATTGGTTATTGTATTGAAGATGATCAGAGGTTACTGGTGTACGAGTTTATGCCAAGAGGAAGTTTGGAGAACCACCTCTTCAGAA GGTCCTtgcctcttccatggtcaatcaGAGTGAAAATTGCACTTGGTGCTGCAAAGGGTCTTGCCTTCCTTCATGAAGAGGCTGAAAGATCGGTGATATATCGTGATTTTAAAACATCTAATATCTTATTAGATGCG GATTACAATGCCAAGCTCTCTGATTTTGGACTTGCCAAAGACGGTCCTGAGAGTGGTAAAACTCATGTATCTACTCGAGTAATGGGAACATATGGCTATGCTGCCCCAGAATATGTGATGACTG gacATTTGACCTCAAAGAGTGATGTCTACAGTTTTGGAGTAGTTTTGCTTGAAATGCTGACTGGCCGAAGATCTATGGACAAAAACCGCCCAAATGGGGAGCACAACCTTGTTGAATGGGCAAGACCTCATTTCGGAGATAGGAGAAGGTTCTACCGGTTATTAGACCCTCGTCTTGAAGGTCACTTTTCAATAAAAGGTGCTCAGAAAGCCATACAACTGGCCGCCCAGTGTCTTAGCCGTGATCCCAAAGCTAGACCCCGAATGAGTGAAGTTGTTGAAACACTAAAGCCTTTGCCCAACTTGAAGGATATGGCCAGCTCTTCCTATTTTTTCCAGGCTATGCAAGCAGATCGTAACAAGTCAAGTTTGCATAATAAAAATGGCATCAGAACACAAGGAGGATTTGTAACAAGGAATGGACAACCACTGAGGAGCTTATCCAGTATAAGTGATTCACGTGCTTCTCCATATAACCAGCCATACCAGTCACCGAAACCTAATGGGAAAAAATCATAG
- the LOC110668343 gene encoding serine/threonine-protein kinase PBL34 isoform X1 encodes MGLGPDSVKVKNFEDKSKSKKKKEDEGSRKEKEIGCWAKFSLMGGCMPKRSKVDSSLSGITTQYVQSKSTDEKSTDQPVVPVMSFTTSNGESTSSTPKFSEELKLASQLRKFTFNDLKLATRNFRPESLLGEGGFGCVFKGWVEENGTAPVKPGTGLTVAVKTLNHDGLQGHKEWLAEVSFLGNLLHPNLVKLIGYCIEDDQRLLVYEFMPRGSLENHLFRKGSLPLPWSIRVKIALGAAKGLAFLHEEAERSVIYRDFKTSNILLDADYNAKLSDFGLAKDGPESGKTHVSTRVMGTYGYAAPEYVMTGHLTSKSDVYSFGVVLLEMLTGRRSMDKNRPNGEHNLVEWARPHFGDRRRFYRLLDPRLEGHFSIKGAQKAIQLAAQCLSRDPKARPRMSEVVETLKPLPNLKDMASSSYFFQAMQADRNKSSLHNKNGIRTQGGFVTRNGQPLRSLSSISDSRASPYNQPYQSPKPNGKKS; translated from the exons ATGGGTTTGGGTCCTGATTCTGTAAAGGTGAAGAATTTTGAAGATAAATCAAagagcaagaagaagaaggaagatgaGGGGAGTAGAAAAGAGAAGGAGATTGGGTGTTGGGCTAAATTCAGCTTGATGGGAGGTTGCATGCCTAAAAGATCAAAAGTTGATAGCTCTCTAAGCGGAATCACTACTCAGTATG TGCAATCTAAATCTACAGATGAGAAGAGCACAGACCAACCAGTTGTTCCTGTGATGTCCTTTACAACTAGTAATGGAGAAAGTACCTCATCCACTCCAAAATTCAGTGAGGAACTGAAGCTTGCATCTCAGCTCCGAAAGTTTACATTCAACGACCTTAAATTAGCGACTAGGAATTTCAGGCCAGAGAGTCTTCTTGGGGAGGGTGGTTTTGGTTGTGTCTTTAAAGGGTGGGTCGAGGAGAATGGAACTGCTCCTGTGAAACCTGGCACAGGGCTTACAGTTGCAGTGAAAACCCTCAACCATGATGGACTTCAGGGTCATAAGGAGTGGCTT gctgaagttagttTTCTTGGCAACCTTCTCCATCCCAACTTGGTTAAATTGATTGGTTATTGTATTGAAGATGATCAGAGGTTACTGGTGTACGAGTTTATGCCAAGAGGAAGTTTGGAGAACCACCTCTTCAGAA AAGGGTCCTtgcctcttccatggtcaatcaGAGTGAAAATTGCACTTGGTGCTGCAAAGGGTCTTGCCTTCCTTCATGAAGAGGCTGAAAGATCGGTGATATATCGTGATTTTAAAACATCTAATATCTTATTAGATGCG GATTACAATGCCAAGCTCTCTGATTTTGGACTTGCCAAAGACGGTCCTGAGAGTGGTAAAACTCATGTATCTACTCGAGTAATGGGAACATATGGCTATGCTGCCCCAGAATATGTGATGACTG gacATTTGACCTCAAAGAGTGATGTCTACAGTTTTGGAGTAGTTTTGCTTGAAATGCTGACTGGCCGAAGATCTATGGACAAAAACCGCCCAAATGGGGAGCACAACCTTGTTGAATGGGCAAGACCTCATTTCGGAGATAGGAGAAGGTTCTACCGGTTATTAGACCCTCGTCTTGAAGGTCACTTTTCAATAAAAGGTGCTCAGAAAGCCATACAACTGGCCGCCCAGTGTCTTAGCCGTGATCCCAAAGCTAGACCCCGAATGAGTGAAGTTGTTGAAACACTAAAGCCTTTGCCCAACTTGAAGGATATGGCCAGCTCTTCCTATTTTTTCCAGGCTATGCAAGCAGATCGTAACAAGTCAAGTTTGCATAATAAAAATGGCATCAGAACACAAGGAGGATTTGTAACAAGGAATGGACAACCACTGAGGAGCTTATCCAGTATAAGTGATTCACGTGCTTCTCCATATAACCAGCCATACCAGTCACCGAAACCTAATGGGAAAAAATCATAG
- the LOC110668343 gene encoding serine/threonine-protein kinase PBL34 isoform X4: protein MGLGPDSVKVKNFEDKSKSKKKKEDEGSRKEKEIGCWAKFSLMGGCMPKRSKVDSSLSGITTQYVQSKSTDEKSTDQPVVPVMSFTTSNGESTSSTPKFSEELKLASQLRKFTFNDLKLATRNFRPESLLGEGGFGCVFKGWVEENGTAPVKPGTGLTVAVKTLNHDGLQGHKEWLAEVSFLGNLLHPNLVKLIGYCIEDDQRLLVYEFMPRGSLENHLFRKGSLPLPWSIRVKIALGAAKGLAFLHEEAERSVIYRDFKTSNILLDADYNAKLSDFGLAKDGPESGKTHVSTRVMGTYGYAAPEYVMTVLE, encoded by the exons ATGGGTTTGGGTCCTGATTCTGTAAAGGTGAAGAATTTTGAAGATAAATCAAagagcaagaagaagaaggaagatgaGGGGAGTAGAAAAGAGAAGGAGATTGGGTGTTGGGCTAAATTCAGCTTGATGGGAGGTTGCATGCCTAAAAGATCAAAAGTTGATAGCTCTCTAAGCGGAATCACTACTCAGTATG TGCAATCTAAATCTACAGATGAGAAGAGCACAGACCAACCAGTTGTTCCTGTGATGTCCTTTACAACTAGTAATGGAGAAAGTACCTCATCCACTCCAAAATTCAGTGAGGAACTGAAGCTTGCATCTCAGCTCCGAAAGTTTACATTCAACGACCTTAAATTAGCGACTAGGAATTTCAGGCCAGAGAGTCTTCTTGGGGAGGGTGGTTTTGGTTGTGTCTTTAAAGGGTGGGTCGAGGAGAATGGAACTGCTCCTGTGAAACCTGGCACAGGGCTTACAGTTGCAGTGAAAACCCTCAACCATGATGGACTTCAGGGTCATAAGGAGTGGCTT gctgaagttagttTTCTTGGCAACCTTCTCCATCCCAACTTGGTTAAATTGATTGGTTATTGTATTGAAGATGATCAGAGGTTACTGGTGTACGAGTTTATGCCAAGAGGAAGTTTGGAGAACCACCTCTTCAGAA AAGGGTCCTtgcctcttccatggtcaatcaGAGTGAAAATTGCACTTGGTGCTGCAAAGGGTCTTGCCTTCCTTCATGAAGAGGCTGAAAGATCGGTGATATATCGTGATTTTAAAACATCTAATATCTTATTAGATGCG GATTACAATGCCAAGCTCTCTGATTTTGGACTTGCCAAAGACGGTCCTGAGAGTGGTAAAACTCATGTATCTACTCGAGTAATGGGAACATATGGCTATGCTGCCCCAGAATATGTGATGACTG TTTTGGAGTAG
- the LOC110668343 gene encoding serine/threonine-protein kinase PBL34 isoform X3: MGLGPDSVKVKNFEDKSKSKKKKEDEGSRKEKEIGCWAKFSLMGGCMPKRSKVDSSLSGITTQYVQSKSTDEKSTDQPVVPVMSFTTSNGESTSSTPKFSEELKLASQLRKFTFNDLKLATRNFRPESLLGEGGFGCVFKGWVEENGTAPVKPGTGLTVAVKTLNHDGLQGHKEWLAEVSFLGNLLHPNLVKLIGYCIEDDQRLLVYEFMPRGSLENHLFRKGSLPLPWSIRVKIALGAAKGLAFLHEEAERSVIYRDFKTSNILLDADYNAKLSDFGLAKDGPESGKTHVSTRVMGTYGYAAPEYVMTENHISLGNSRRVVKRTTKLTMEGVNLYELKKKENKALKPNCDVQIRV; this comes from the exons ATGGGTTTGGGTCCTGATTCTGTAAAGGTGAAGAATTTTGAAGATAAATCAAagagcaagaagaagaaggaagatgaGGGGAGTAGAAAAGAGAAGGAGATTGGGTGTTGGGCTAAATTCAGCTTGATGGGAGGTTGCATGCCTAAAAGATCAAAAGTTGATAGCTCTCTAAGCGGAATCACTACTCAGTATG TGCAATCTAAATCTACAGATGAGAAGAGCACAGACCAACCAGTTGTTCCTGTGATGTCCTTTACAACTAGTAATGGAGAAAGTACCTCATCCACTCCAAAATTCAGTGAGGAACTGAAGCTTGCATCTCAGCTCCGAAAGTTTACATTCAACGACCTTAAATTAGCGACTAGGAATTTCAGGCCAGAGAGTCTTCTTGGGGAGGGTGGTTTTGGTTGTGTCTTTAAAGGGTGGGTCGAGGAGAATGGAACTGCTCCTGTGAAACCTGGCACAGGGCTTACAGTTGCAGTGAAAACCCTCAACCATGATGGACTTCAGGGTCATAAGGAGTGGCTT gctgaagttagttTTCTTGGCAACCTTCTCCATCCCAACTTGGTTAAATTGATTGGTTATTGTATTGAAGATGATCAGAGGTTACTGGTGTACGAGTTTATGCCAAGAGGAAGTTTGGAGAACCACCTCTTCAGAA AAGGGTCCTtgcctcttccatggtcaatcaGAGTGAAAATTGCACTTGGTGCTGCAAAGGGTCTTGCCTTCCTTCATGAAGAGGCTGAAAGATCGGTGATATATCGTGATTTTAAAACATCTAATATCTTATTAGATGCG GATTACAATGCCAAGCTCTCTGATTTTGGACTTGCCAAAGACGGTCCTGAGAGTGGTAAAACTCATGTATCTACTCGAGTAATGGGAACATATGGCTATGCTGCCCCAGAATATGTGATGACTG AGAATCATATTTCACTTGGGAATTCAAGAAGGGTGGTGAAAAGAACTACAAAATTGACAATGGAAGGAGTAAACTTATATGAattgaagaagaaggaaaataaaGCGTTGAAACCTAATTGTGATGTACAGATTAGAGTGTGA